Part of the Candidatus Neomarinimicrobiota bacterium genome is shown below.
ATCCTCAGGGCTAATGTGGTTTATAGTTATACGAAGCGTACGCAAGCCAGTTTTGTAAAATGGGTCGTGGATTCTCTCACTGATGGAAAGCAAATTAATGTGGTGAACGATCAATGGAATAATCCCACATGGACGGAATCTTTGGCTACGGTTATTGGGGTCATTATTAACAAAGAGGCACTTGGCCTTTATCACTATGGTGATAAAGGGCTGATGAACCGCTACGAGTTTGCCCAATTGATCGCAAATGTCTTCGACCTAAATGATGCACTTATAAAGCCCATCTCCACGGCAGAATTGAACCAACCTGCGCCACGTCCTTTAAAGAGCGGATTGAAAACTGAAAAAATTGAATCAGCGCTGGGAATCGTCCCTAAATCTGTTGAAACTTGTTTAATGGAAATCCGTAAGCAATTGTCCAGATGAAAACACTAATCATATCACCCACTTATAATGAGCGCAAAAATGTGGCCACACTCATTGAGCATGTATTCACTATTGATCCAAATTATCATTTGCTCATTGTTGATGATAGTTCTCCCGACGGAACTGGCGATATCGTTAGAGAGCTACAGTCCAGATTTCCCAATCTCCACTTGGAGACTAGAGTTAAAAAGGATGGTCTTGGAAAAGCATACATATATGGTTTTAAATGGGCTTTAAAAAGGGATTATGATGTTATCGTTCAGATGGATGCAGACATGTCCCACGACCCCATGGATATTCCACAAATGGCGCAATATTTAAGCGAATTTGACATGGTAATCGGTAGTCGCTATATCCAAGGTGTCAGTGTTGTGAATTGGCCCATCCGCAGACTAGTCATGAGTTATGGGGCCAATCTATATTCACGTATTGCTACAGGGATGCCGTTGAAGGATGCCACGGGTGGTTACAAAGTTTGGTCGAAAAAAGTGCTTGAAGCTATTGAATTGGATAATGTGAAATCGTCTGGGTATTCCTTCCAAATTGAGATGAATTTCCGTGCATGGATCAAGGGCTTTAAAATGAAAGAGCATCCGATTATTTTTATTGACAGGACGATTGGTGAATCGAAAATGAGTCGGTCTATTATGTTCGAGGCGGTGTGGATGGTTTGGCGATTGCGAATTTGGCGTATATTTGGGTGGAATAAATAATGTGGAAAATCGCCCACGAAACATGCTAAATACACGAAAAATATTAATATTATTTTCGTGCCTTTTCGTGTATTTAGTGGGCGAATAACCAACTTAGATTCAACTTCAATTTTTGAAACACTATGGCAGATTATTACTTAGAATTTGAAAAGCCGATCCAGGCGATTGATCAGAAAATCCTCGAGCTTGAAGCCGATGACAGTTCAGCGGACCATTCTTCTGAACTTTCAACACTCAAGGCTAAAAGGGAATCGTCCTTAAAAAAGATATTTTCAGGACTTTCTCGCTGGCAACGCGTCCAATTGGCCCGCCACCCGCAACGTCCCTTTTCATTGGATTATATTAATGCACTCGCTCCGGATTTTATTGAACTTCACGGCGATCGTTATTTTGGTGATGATGCGGCAGTCATTTCTGGCATGGGCACGATTGATGGTGTAAAAGTTGTTATTATTGGACAGCAAAAAGGCCGAAATACCAAAGAAAATCTATTTCGCAATTTTGGCATGATGCGTCCCGAAGGATACCGAAAAGCACTCCGAATTATGAAATTGGCGGAAAAATTTAGATTACCCATTATTTCTTTGATTGATACACCGGGCGCCTATCCTGGACTTGGGGCTGAAGAGCGTGGACAAGGTGAAGCTATTGCGAAGAATCTTTGGGAAATGTCGAAAATGAAAGTACCCATTATTTCTGTCGTAATTGGCGAAGGAGCCAGCGGTGGTGCTTTGGGAATTGGAGTATGTGATCGCATGCTCATGCTAGAAAATACATGGTATTCTGTTATTAGTCCTGAAGGTTGTGCCTCTATCCTCTGGCGGGATGCTGCTAAAGCGGCCGAGGCAGCCGATGCCATGAAAGTTACCCCTGACGACCTTATGAATATGGGTATTTGCGACCGAATTATTGAAGAGCCTCTTGGTGGCGCTCATCGTGAATTTGATGCAATGGCGACAATCCTGAAAAATGTTTTATTAGAAGAAA
Proteins encoded:
- a CDS encoding sugar nucleotide-binding protein, whose protein sequence is ILRANVVYSYTKRTQASFVKWVVDSLTDGKQINVVNDQWNNPTWTESLATVIGVIINKEALGLYHYGDKGLMNRYEFAQLIANVFDLNDALIKPISTAELNQPAPRPLKSGLKTEKIESALGIVPKSVETCLMEIRKQLSR
- a CDS encoding polyprenol monophosphomannose synthase, translated to MKTLIISPTYNERKNVATLIEHVFTIDPNYHLLIVDDSSPDGTGDIVRELQSRFPNLHLETRVKKDGLGKAYIYGFKWALKRDYDVIVQMDADMSHDPMDIPQMAQYLSEFDMVIGSRYIQGVSVVNWPIRRLVMSYGANLYSRIATGMPLKDATGGYKVWSKKVLEAIELDNVKSSGYSFQIEMNFRAWIKGFKMKEHPIIFIDRTIGESKMSRSIMFEAVWMVWRLRIWRIFGWNK
- a CDS encoding acetyl-CoA carboxylase carboxyltransferase subunit alpha, which produces MADYYLEFEKPIQAIDQKILELEADDSSADHSSELSTLKAKRESSLKKIFSGLSRWQRVQLARHPQRPFSLDYINALAPDFIELHGDRYFGDDAAVISGMGTIDGVKVVIIGQQKGRNTKENLFRNFGMMRPEGYRKALRIMKLAEKFRLPIISLIDTPGAYPGLGAEERGQGEAIAKNLWEMSKMKVPIISVVIGEGASGGALGIGVCDRMLMLENTWYSVISPEGCASILWRDAAKAAEAADAMKVTPDDLMNMGICDRIIEEPLGGAHREFDAMATILKNVLLEEIANLKDVEPNSFLERRIDRYDKMGVYTES